Proteins encoded by one window of Leptospira bouyouniensis:
- a CDS encoding HEPN domain-containing protein, which produces MNKKPLFLVAPFINASDQVLLLKDTLAVEINTLNFIDVQKFFYTLSGRDRFFEIGHYFSTAEDHYYYLYVELPNSEVECNDSGIPISSIRWPSKLIDDAKKISNDINSKISYINIISSGYIKVPEFHIAYLTNDNNTYKAIAHLGGQIGFVTNEKFKLEYPNLLNLIKNIDKLDIPSYINSSRNYLDLSYYLNDNMRFLSILIAFEILFNTGKDQISYTLARCTAVLIGETPEESQAIFEKMKKAYNLRSKLVHNGEADFYEILEYTKITTEYLKRVISSLLGKFPEKKDLFSKLNAIGFGDSPYKLSNSV; this is translated from the coding sequence ATGAATAAGAAACCGTTATTTTTAGTTGCCCCTTTCATAAATGCATCTGATCAAGTATTATTATTGAAAGATACCTTAGCCGTTGAAATCAATACGTTAAATTTTATAGATGTCCAAAAATTCTTTTACACTTTATCCGGTAGAGATAGATTTTTTGAAATTGGCCATTATTTTTCTACAGCTGAAGATCACTATTATTATTTATACGTTGAACTTCCAAACTCAGAAGTAGAATGCAACGATTCAGGAATACCGATTTCCAGTATTCGTTGGCCTAGTAAACTAATAGATGATGCAAAGAAAATAAGTAATGATATAAATTCAAAAATATCCTATATCAATATAATTAGTTCTGGATATATAAAAGTTCCTGAATTCCATATTGCTTACCTAACGAATGACAACAACACATATAAAGCAATTGCTCATCTAGGTGGACAAATTGGATTTGTAACTAATGAAAAATTCAAATTGGAATATCCAAATCTTCTAAATTTAATAAAAAATATTGATAAATTGGATATTCCGAGTTATATTAACTCTTCTAGAAATTATTTAGATTTATCATACTATCTAAATGATAATATGCGATTTTTAAGTATACTAATTGCTTTTGAAATATTATTCAATACAGGAAAAGATCAAATAAGCTATACTTTGGCTAGATGCACAGCGGTTCTAATCGGAGAAACACCAGAAGAATCACAAGCAATATTCGAGAAAATGAAAAAAGCATATAATCTTCGATCAAAACTAGTTCATAACGGCGAGGCAGATTTCTATGAAATTCTCGAATATACTAAGATCACTACAGAATATCTGAAAAGAGTAATATCCTCTTTACTTGGAAAATTTCCAGAAAAAAAAGATTTATTTTCAAAGCTAAATGCCATTGGATTTGGTGACTCACCTTATAAACTTTCAAACAGCGTATAA